The window cataaattgagcagtaaatgtgGGGACGAGGctgaaatactcaaaacgatcggtcgggtcgttacattctcccccacttaaacatacgttcgtgctcgaacgtgccaagagttgtttccaagccatcacatcactattccatctcaccacgcacatactcgggggtgatcccacgccaccctattctatataggcctcaCAATACCACGTAATTGAAGATTattattttaacattagcccataaaccttggaattcaatttccaacattcagaattccttttaaagacccgaatctcacatctatacactgtataagtttgaacaaactgtatcaagccatagtataacatactacacaactcgcatactcgcagcaccattctcgatcacagtaactactcaaaaccaacctggTACTGGTATTAAATCCCATATCAAACAAacacctcgttctaaaaccttcataaactgctgataatgaaagaaacacgcggaatctcataacccattatcagatcaacaagtcatggaactttctcgccccaaccagaaccataatcaccttctaagacgactttcaatattatcctcccaatataccgtaataaaatctgatagtacccattctaggtccaatgaccatatattattaaacacaactatccaaCTGACAAGCCACGCCAAtacaactcaagccacaactgtgCAACCTTGTACCAAAATGGAAGATATCTTAAATTAGAGAACTATATTggaagttcaacaagcaccaccataactgcaatgctataagctcattatatatagtagaaccaaggcACACGAATTGAATAAAAGTAACccgctcttctagagctcacattaacatcactcgcacggacaactcacgtgttatagtatcaatatctagactcgcacgaacaactcacatgccaataatatcagtatatggatccgcacggacaactcacgtgctaataatataatccgcctggcatggtcacaggcctccagtccaagcatatcatagagCAATTAAATAAGTACatatgtatatgataaatgaattaagattctcatactcctggactggtataaataacacgccctAGAGTAGGCAGGTGCAAAGTGTGATATCACcactcaaatcggcaagttaacgcagaaatagtaactaccctatttattcagggaattagcctctttgtaacctcaagtgtagttCAGATAGTTCTCGACAAACGTACAAAtatgagaaacgttataactttacgcttaacagtcaactctaggcatatctttGCCTAAgaattcttccgagtatgaatacttgccccgatacACGCACATGGCTCAAACCTCCCATATGTACGCACTCGTGGCGCGCAGCTATCACAAATAGTTAACGCaattagtgcctccactgagtttaaataataTACTCACCTCAACCAGGTCGCAACCCCGAAACACTTTGCTTCTAAGAACTCTCAAtccccaaattcatagaacacatgaaccaccataactgatcacaactccagcactcgaatgactatcaCATCCTTCATCCACaatcatcccactaggaatacttccataattcttccgtgccacatagtgATAAGtggaatatcagcagtctatgtaccgcaataccgatgaacatccgtaagtcaaaacacaatgcgccttctaaaATACGCACCCTTCTCAAGGATTACCGAGTAATTATAACATTAATCTAAATATATGAAACTGACCATTCTATCCGGTAttcgtgaccttcccttcaagaataaactgccaccttgtatatgtaaatcttaatcccgcacaacacaccacatctatcatgccatcatgtgacaagcacaagaatcagattatcaactctgagtcaccagcaaattacatacccggtcagTTAGAAATCTCCCTCTTGCTTCattccaggagaaaatcacaacatacaaCTTGTTCCCCacatcggtagaaaatatccggctcaaaccatggtagaaaccatcaaaaacacttgaaatctatttgcacataaccaagccacgcaggtcaccaaacccaagaatattgccaccaaaacatctataAAGTCTCACCATatcataattacccaaaagaaccgagcatactaTTACCATACTGGTTTAGCCTAATACCCAGTTGTCCTACTTAcctcgagtttcttctgaattaccctcaagttgacacttttccttgtcagaacactatgATCCTTACCCAAATATCACTACAAGATATCCTAATATAAAACCATACCGCCCTAAGtcccataagccactgtattcttcttaagcaccacaaaagtaccacaactgagACCCCCACACTGAAAAGAGCTTATGTGGACTTAAAATTATTCCTTTTTACCTTTCTTgcactgaaatgtagaatccatagtcatacagaattaccacAAGTCCCGGGACTATCCAATGTAAATAACCGATTCTAGCGATatacaaattccaaaaaaaaatcaattgacacatatacattttgaatccattagaaccctttcGAAAGTCACCCACTATGATCAAATCTAAATTGTAGTGCCCAAACGAGCGGAAAGACACAAGTCCCATTAGCATAACAgtccccaaagaagtaaccctgccttaataccaccaatcaaattcataattcatgcgcactacatcctttaaaataacaatttaatcatttcatgatttttcatattttcataaagtgcaatataacccgcattcaagaaaatttcttactcgagtcatccccgatctcaacctctgcaagtcataactaatcaacAAGTATGCCTCGGACTAAAACTAATAccgcacataatcgtgcaatcagaTCGTAGATAGCAGTGGCTCAAAGCCAAAtaacaaaacatctgataactcaccaCACCCATACTATACTATTGTCATAATCCCGCAGTCAATTCCacaaaaattcttcacaagctcaggtaacacaaaccataaaatacctcaaatcatctactacgCTCGCCTTCATCCCCGTGAcaatcaagtcaactttctcaacaaatccaaactcaaatctcaacacatatacccGTTAGGAGAAAACAAAccctccactcaacattataaggaacacacataCTTAGATTACtccgcaagagataacccacatgcttagcctcaaattggcatcttgctataccctttccCTTTCACAACCATAATTACTACggaatcacttaatatttctgagtttgaactcatcaacacgacatgaaaatctacttcgctcTACAATTAAGCAACATGACATATCCCTCAACGCACTCATAACTCAAGACCATACGTCACATCAAAATAGGAATCAAGTACCTAATAGAAAACTCTTGAGTCAAAAGTAAACTTTATTTGTCTcattcaacccatctgaacacatcccgcattcacatcatactcatcatatagtcattcaactgctcatcgagccacaaattccactcatagggatactACCAAATGCATTAGTCCAAACGCACAAGTTCTCACAACCGAAACTACCGAGCTTAAGTTGCTGTCTAACCCcggcctcgagtcctccagactggcccatcaccaacaCACAaaatactcatctcgaacctcgttcatggaatcacaagccggcgatgcacagacaataccgagcgctcacatgcgcacatgaatgcatggaaggaatggaaagagttatgtttcaagctgaatcaatatcgcacgatagaatacaaggaagtaaaatttcctaagggttcggcagcctcttgaagataagtacagatgtttcCGTattgatctgcaagactctactaaacttgctcatgactcgtgagacctatgtacctgggctatgataccaacttgtcacgacccaaaatcctaacctgtcatgatggcgcctaacgtgatactaggcaagcaaACTTCTCACAAActatttccaacatttttaacGAGAATGAATGAAAACATATTtaatatcaaaagttctcataaaCGGGATAAAATATCCCAAACATAATGCGAAATTCCCAACTATCAGGGTGTCaaagagtacatgagcatctatacatcacaaatctggaaaatacggtctataatagtctgagactaaACACCGTAAACAAGAAGAAAGGggaggagagacaaggtctgcaaaacaccggcagctacctcgaaatctccagaAAAATCAACTGTACAaaggaatcaacacccactgtatccgggaacacctggatctgcacacgaagtgtagggtgtagtatgagtacaaccaactcagtaagcaacaatactaaataaagaactgaaagcaGTGATGATCTTCATAGCTAAGTCCagttacagtaatttccaacataagaaggtacgcatgctttcaagttcagcaTTTAAGACctaaacagtaatttcatatcaggTTCAATTGACAACAGACGATAATTTATCTAAGAAATATTTCCAAAAACAGTGATACatgacagctgaagtgcaacaataatgaaatcaatgcatcctctcagatcaacagtcactcagtcctcccattaactctaacctcacaatcactcattcctcttaatcactcagcactcggcactcggcactcggcactcacactcagtaagTACACTACTAAAAATTCGAGCAAAACCGTCCAAACAAAACCGACCAAAGTGGATTGGTAATGGCCGATAACCGTCCAAAActcgaccatttacgtgtggacaaTATTTTTGAAGGTCGGAAGGCCATACTGGctaaagttggtcggaaattaccgaccaacattagtcggtcaattaaatttttaaaacaaattgcCGAAAATACCGattccgaccaaagttgatcggtattttaattatatagTAAAAAAATTCACCATCTAGGAATCGAACCGAGGTCTGTActatggcaggatactattctaccactagaccattggtgtattttgttttaagactgtcttttattttatttatactctttaattgtattttcgcacgaaaataaccgatcaaagttggtcgattatattaaaatataaaattaccaACCGCATTCGGTCGGCTTTTTAAAATGACCAGCCGAATtgaccgaccgatttcggtcggtttatttaatattaattttaatttattttaaatgaaaaactgaccaaagttggttagtttcttgaaaaataaattttgcgggactcaaaaataattttccgtatttttgcgccaaagaaaactgaccaaagttggtcggtttcgttaaaaaaaattaaaaaataaaatattttgaaaaaccgaccaactttggtcggtccgacaaaccttggtcggttttttggctggttttttgaccgaccaaaccTTGCTCATTTTGTCCCTATTAGAAAAGGTTATATCAGAAAGAGGGATTTTTGTACAAAACAaaatttagtgggcgtttggatataagaattgtaaaatttcgaagaaaaagtaattttttttcaagtaaaaattgtatttgaaaactagagttgtgtttgaatatgaatatatttttcGGTAGTTAGAGTTCTGCCCAACACTATTTGGGAGAGGTTAGATAGATTGGTGTATAATGCTGAATGGTTTGGTGCTCTTGGGAACACGATCGTCACATATCTATCGATTTCATTTTCTGATCATGCTCCATTATTAATCTCGGCTGTCTCAACTGAATATGTGAAATATTTTAAATTTCTCAACATTTTGGTGGATCATGAGGAATATTTGGAGAAAGTCCAGCAGGCATGGTTAGAAGCTATTATAGGCAACCCCTTATATGTCCTTCACCAGAAGATCAAAAAGGTATGCTCCACCTTAAGCGCCTGGTCTAGACAGGCTTTTGGTGATATCTATGAAGAGCTAAAAAGATTTGAAGTTCTCATTAGCAGCTTGGAGGAAACTATGATGACTAATCTATCTCCTGAAGCAAGAATGGCATTATCTCAGGCAAGAGCAGAATTTACTAGGTTCCTGATGTTGCAGGACTCTATATTGAGGCAAAAGGCTAGGGTAAAATGGTTGACTGAAGGTGATGCTAACACAACTTTATTCCATGTCATGATTAAAGATAGAAGAAGAAAGTTAAAATTCAGAGAATCAGAGATGATATGGCAACACTATGGAAGGTAATGAAGAGGTAGTAGGAGCAGCAGTCAATCTTTTTCAGAACTTATTCAGTATGGGAACTACCATACATGATTCTAGTGTTCTAGAGGCGGTAAGTAGAATTGTCACTGATGAAGATAATAATTTCCTCACAGATACTCCGACTATGGAGGAGGTTAAGAATTTTGTTTTCATGATAGACCCTGACAGTGCCCCGGGGCTAGACGTGCTCACAGGCAGATTCTATCAAAATGCCTGGACTATTATTGCTATGGATGTCCTTAATTTTGTAGTTGCCTTCTTTAATAGCGCTCAACTACCAAAGTTTTTCACTCATACATGCCTAGTGATGCTTCCAAAAAAGGAATCTCCTCAAACTTTCTCTGATATTAGGCCTATTAGTTTGTGTAACATGTCTAGCAAAATCATTGCCAAGCTGTTGAATGCTAGGCTAAGCTCGGTATTGTCCAGAATCATCTCATGCAACCAGAGTGGTTTTGTTAAAGGGAGAGCCATAACTGAAAACATTCTATTAGCTCAGGAGATAGTGAATGATATTGGAAAACATGTGGATGAGGTAAATGTAGTGTTGAAATTGGATATGGCCAAAGCCTATGACCGGGTTTCATGGACCTTTCTATGCTGTATGCTTCGGAAGATGGGCTTCTCTGAGAGATGGATTGATATTATTCACAGATATATATCCAATAATTGGTACACCCTTATTGTTAATGGTCGTAGGCATGGTTATTTTAAACCTGGGAGGGGACTAAGACAAGGTGATCCTTTGTCCCCCTCTCTCTTTGTCTTGAGTGCTGAACTGTTGTCCCAATTATTgaatgatcttcagaaaaataaaAGGTATAGAGGTTTCTACATGAACATCCGAGGTCCCCAGGTGAATCATCTAGCTTTTGATAGTGATACTATTTTGTATTGTAACAAGGGGAAGGCTAATATAATGACCCGGATagttgttttgagtgtattagcctcgatcccctatttactattttcccCGTATCTgcttctgcttatgtgacttgccgggactTGTTTTCGGTTTTGAAGTATTTTAGGACAGTTAGTTGCTAAAACGGAAGCTAAGTCTCAAAatttttgaccatagtcggaattatgtgaagacgacttcggaatggagttccgtcggtttttttagctccgttgggtgattttggacttaggagcatgtccgaactatgaatttgaggtctgtagctaatttaggcttgaaatggcgaaagtctaattttgggatgtttgactggggggttgactttttgatatcggggccggattaTGATTTCTgaagttgaaataggttcgtaatattgaatataatttgtgtgcaaaatttgaggtcaatcggacgtgatttggtaggtttcggcgtcatttgtggaatttaaaagtttagaagttctttaggcttaaatccgggtgtaattggtgttttgatgttgttttgagtgattcgaaggtttggctaagtttgattgaggtcccgggggcctcgggggagTTTCGGATGCCCATCAGaaggaaatttggacttagacATTGCTGGTTGTTTTCTGGTggtctggtgtttcgcacctgcggtgggagcccgcaggtgcgaccccGCACAAGCAAAGAGGAGGACGTAGATACGGGCAATGTTGGGTTGGACTGGAAGTGCATGTGCGAGGTTAGGAGCGCATCTgcgaaaccgcagatgcggaagaagaCCTAAATGGGAAGGAACGCAGAAGCGGGCAAGGCCCGCAGGTGCGCACCTACAGGTGCGAAGGAGTGACCACAGGTGCGGAGTCTGGGAGCTTAAGTGGATCCGCACCAGCGATtgaatttctgcaggtgcgaagtcgcagatgcgacaaaatgtccgcaggtgcggaagaactgggcagaaaatggaacttcgagggtttgattcccatttcgattttgggactttgagagctcggtgtgtGGTGATTGTTTGACGTTTCTTCAAGAAGATTATTGGGGTAAgagattctaactcggattggactatatttcatgaatctattgctattttcatcatctagttagggatttgagttgtaaatttggggaaaaatggaagaagcttatgataagtagggattttaacctattatttgctctcttttacttgtgttttaggcaAAAAATGCTTGGAGGTAAACCcggaaactaatgaaatatgcttgcttgcaggaattgttcaaaatgagccaaaagaatcaaaatcaactcacaaaggagtcaaaagttgaacaaaaaccaaggctGGGCAAAGAGGTCTAAAGCGCGGACCACACAAATATGGTGCGGCCATGAAAGCCATGATGCGGCCGCGATCAAAACTACGCGGTCCGCGAGAGGGAGATCAAGAGAGTGATTTTTGGGATAAATGATGAGCGCGGACCGcaccagaaatgtgcggccgtGAAAGTCCCTATGCGGCCGCTATTGAAATTACGCGGACCGCGATGACTGAGATTCAGAGAGCTAACAACTTGAGCAAAagagagaagtgcggaccgcaccagaattgtGCCGCCGCAGAATCCCTTTTGAGGCCGTGATCAAAATTATGCAATCTGCGAAATGAAGAACCATAGAGTTAATTAACTCaagcaagtgcggaccgcatcacttttatgcggccg is drawn from Nicotiana tabacum cultivar K326 chromosome 22, ASM71507v2, whole genome shotgun sequence and contains these coding sequences:
- the LOC142175779 gene encoding uncharacterized protein LOC142175779, which produces MADNRPKLDHLRVDNIFEVRVLPNTIWERLDRLVYNAEWFGALGNTIVTYLSISFSDHAPLLISAVSTEYVKYFKFLNILVDHEEYLEKVQQAWLEAIIGNPLYVLHQKIKKVCSTLSAWSRQAFGDIYEELKRFEVLISSLEETMMTNLSPEARMALSQARAEFTRFLMLQDSILRQKARVKWLTEGDANTTLFHVMIKDRRRKLKFRESEMIWQHYGR